The Camelina sativa cultivar DH55 chromosome 16, Cs, whole genome shotgun sequence sequence CTCCAGTCCCCACATGTTTGAATGGGTGCCACGCTGAATCCTTGAGGTTTTCCTGCCATTTCGAGCAAAGTATAGCATGCTGCACCGCAGCTTCTTCGGCGGTGAACCTCTGCTTGCATGCTCTCATGAATGGCTTTTCATCAAGTTCCCCCACCCTCTTTACTCTGATGATGGTTCGCTCACTCAATAATTCTCTCAATTCCtgaaaaacccaaaacatgCAAACAATTAATCATTCACATCTCAGGTTCCACCATGGCTGTTGGAACTATTCACAGATTCTGGACTATATATCATGGCGAGTATCTGTGAAGCTGTTTGACAGAATCCTAAGCAGCTGGGAATCCACCCTTGTGCATCCTCATCATACAGATTTTTCAACAGATTAGCTTTTGACCATGTGACCAACATTTTTTCCCAAACAGATTAAAGAATTTCTAATATATACCGTAGTCAATACTGCACGTGCTTCTTGTATCTCATCATTGCTTTGGCGTTCTTTGATCATGAGAGCTGAGTTAAATTCCTCTAGATCTTGTAACTCAGAACACTTCTCCTCTAGatcttccttcatcttcttcattttctgcttaacatcatcgtcatcttcatcctcatgcTTCATGACTTGCAGCTTTCCTTTCAGCTCCTGAATCTCCATTTGAAGTTTCTGCTTGCTGTCTGACTCCTTCTCAAGCTGAAGGATCTTGttcaaaatctcttcttttttcctctgGAGTtcagaaagaagaaagttgGAATCATGAAACGCAaacagaaaaaatgtttttgtctAACTTGAATGGTACAGATAGGTCTATTTTGACCATTTACTGAACAGACCTTGTGTTCTTCCACAAGTGTCAAGACACGATCATCTGTTTTTTTCTGCTCCAGTGAAGCCAACTGGAGGGAGGAGTTCATGACATCGCTCTGCCATAAcaagggaaaacaaaaagatcatcaGTAGATTCAGTACCCTGGAAAACATCAACGCATAAGTATACTATAATGACAAAATATTaccttcttcttgtcttcatcAAGCTGTTGTCTCTCCAGTTCAGTTAGTGCTTGCTTTTTGTCCAATTCTTTGGACCAAATCTTCAGATTATTCATCTTAGCCTCCAGTTCATTGGTCAGCCTCTCCTTTTCTCTAAAGATCCTGTTTAAATTATCCCGTGAAGACTCCTGCATTTTTTTTGATTCTAGAGAAAAACGTACAGAGAAGCGTTACAAACCTAAACTCGGATGCATCCAGGGCGAAACATAAGCAATTAGTTTTCAGTACAAACCTGCTTTATAAGTTCGGTCCAGCGCGTCTTTCTCTTTGAGAACCTCGCGCAAAGAGATCGCTTTCTGATTGTACTTGTACTGGACCTTGTTCAGATTCTCATTTGTCATAGCAATCTTATTTGCCAGATCATCCACCACAATATTCTTATTCTGAATTTCCTCCTTGCAGATATCAGAGAAACTTCTCAGTTTTCCTCCTTTGGACAGGTATTCTGCTATTGACCCTTGTGAGTTGTAGTCATCTGCACGTGCGCACCAACCATAAGCCTTAGACCTCCAGTCTCCTCTTTTATCACTCCAGTCCTTTTTGCCGCAGCCCCTAATCTCATATTCCTTCTCAAGCTCTGTGGCAGTCTTAAAGCCACTCATACCACTGTTAAACTGAGGAATGACAGCAACTACGGAATCCTGCTCAAGCCAAAGGGTTTTCACTTCAAAAGGATCGAATCTGGCGAGCTTCTTCGACCAATAGGCTGAATCAAGGAGATACATGTTGTTATCAGTTCTTCTCACCGGGTAGATGACAATCCCCATCCAAGGCNGTCTGGACCAAATCTTCAGATTATTCATCTTAGCCTCCAGTTCATTGTTCAGCCTCTCCTTTTCTCTAAAGATCCTGTTTAAATTATCCCGTGAAGACTCCTGCATTTTTTTTGATTCTAGAGAAAAACGTACAGAGAAGCGTTACAAACCTAAACTAGGATGCATCCAGGGCGAAACATAAGCAATTAGTTTTCAGTACAAACCTGCTTTATAAGTTCGGTCCAGCGCGTCTTTCTCTTTGAGAACCTCGCGCAAAGAGATCGCTTTCTGATTGTACTTGTACTGGACCTTGTTCAGATTCTCATTTGTCATAGCAATTTTATTTGCCAGATCATCCACCACACTATTCTTATTCTGAATTTCCTCCTTGCAGATATCAGAGAAACTTCTCAGTGTTCCTACTTTGGACAGGTATTCTGCTATTGACCCTTGTGAGTTGTAGTCATCTGAACGTGCGCACCAACCATAAGTCTTAGACCTCCAGTCTCCTCTTTTATCACTCCAGTCCTTTTTGCCGCAGCCCCTAATCTCATATTCCTTCTCAAGCTCTGTGGCACTCTTAAAGCCACTCATACCACTGTTAAACTGAGGAATGACAGCAACTACGGAATCCTGCTCAAGCCAAAGGGTTTTCACTTCAAAAGGATCGAAACAGGCGAGCTTCTTCGACCAATAGGCTGAATCAAGGAGATAATAGTTGTTATCAGTTCTTCTCACCGGGTAGATGACAATCCCCATCCAAGGCCAGACATAAACGTCATCCACAACTGCTTGAGACTGCTTCGACGAGGACGAGGGAATTTGTGGGCGTGGGACATCAGAATCACCAGCAAGCTCGTTCTGCATGTATTTTGCCAAGGCGAAGTGATTTGCTTTTTGCTTAGCACTTCTACTCGAAGAACCTTTTGCAACACCAGAGGCGTGAGCAAGTAGCTCTTTATACTTGTaatgctgcttcttcttcccagAGCAGAAGGGGCACCTGAATGTGTCCTTCACCTTAACCTTGTAATTCCCATTCTTCATTAGCTCGTAAGGTTTCTCAGCATAGACATCTATCTCAGACTCACTGATATCTGACTCCTCTTCAGAACTGCTCTTATCCATCCTAGTAAGTGGCCTGTAACTCAGAGTTTTCACCAGATTTTTTAGGAATGGTTGATAAAGGACAGATCgaagaaataaaacaagacaGAGTCTGTAGGAAGAACAACTAAGAGTGGACTTAATATGCGAAAAAGAACCATTAGATACATGAACAGGTAAATGCAGATATAGAGACCAATCCCAATCATAGCAAAATTTTGACAAGAAAACTGGATGGAAGTAATCAAATCTCAACTGCTAATGAACAATAACAACTAGTTAAATGCATTAAAGATCACAGACAAGTTACAAATATGGTAACCCTAGAAACGCTATATCCTTAACCAAATCAGCCGATTCGCAGCTAgcaaataagagaaaaaaacccagaaacacCATTAAAACTTACCCAGGCACGTTTTTCTCAAAGAATGCGTTTAAGATCAAAGAAACCTTCTTTTTATCTGCCAAGTAAACGAGCAAAAAAGTTAGTCTCACATGGCAGTCGGCTATACCTAGATCGAAAGAATCCCCGAGATTCGGCGAATAACAAACTTCAACAATCACAGTAAAACCCTAAACGTAGACGAAATTGAGGTGAGGAATCAGAACCGTCGGAGAAGAGAGTGAAGTGACTTAACCTCTCAGACGACGAACGATTAGTTGCGCGAAGATGATGAATGAAACTTGGGATTACTACTAAACTAATACCATTAATTTTATTGCAGTTTAATGGGCCAATCCAACAACAATATTGGGCCTCACATCGAGCCCATCAACACATCCATAAGCCGCTCGAAAGCTAATCCAATACTCTTAAAGCTAATTTTTCGATACTTTTCAGACACTAACAGTGATCGTACTAAAGTTACTAACTACTAAATTACTAAATCTTCATCTTGAGAGTTATGGATCCGAATTTGTGATCAAgcaaacctacaaaaaaaatatagaacaaagaagaagaagaagaagagagataataGTTTATAaggaattttatttatttattgtgatttcatatttctttttgtttagaTAGCAACCTGACCATTTTCAACACCTAATCCATACAAAACACCAGAATATTTCTGCAAAGGACCAACGAAGAAATTCTCCTTGAGCTTTCTGAAAGTACAAGACGTGAGCAAACTATCCGAACCAGCTTGGTGACATATCCCAACTCTCTCAACTTCAAGCAACTCAGCAAGTTTGTTCAGACCACCGTGAAGGCTGTTACAGAACTTCATCAAGTGTTTAATGTCGTACACCGTCGGGAAATAAACATTGATCAGCTTGAAGAAGTCTGTCTGCGAATCAGGCAGGTTCTGGCAAGTCAACAGCTTTAGCAAGTATCCGAAATCGTATCCGCTGTGAAACGTGACCCAATGCACGTTTTCGTTCAACACAATCCCTGAGGACATGAGGAGCTCAGCGAATCTCTTGGAATCGATCCCGTCTTGCGTGTTCTTCGCCAAATCGATGCCTGATTGTTTGAGAAGCTCGATGGAATCTACAGCGAAGATATCGGAATCGAGGTCGAATTCTCGGAAATTGAACTGCCAGATGCAGTACTTGTCGGTACCACAGGTGGGGAGGTCACCTTGCTCGTTGGAGAAGGTGAGGCCGAGCTGAATCATTTTGAGGATGTTGACGTTGGTCTTTAAGGTCTCGTAGTGGTAATCGGCGTTGGATTTGAAAGTACCGACAGGTCGGACGACGATACCTGGGAACTCAGTGTCCATGGCGACGTAAGGGAAATCGTCGACGACGTCTCGGATCAGATCCATTTCTTCTTCGAGGTTATCGTTCCAGACTTCGCGGATTTGGATAGAATCGTCTTTCAGAAACAGAGACATGTCTatcaatgatgatgaagaatctgAGGAGCATCTGgattgatgaggatgatgatgatgaggattgATAAAGACGGTGATAACTCCAAGATAAACCTAGAACGGATCTAGAGGTAGACCCGATCTGGTTTCATCAAAATCTGCCGTAAAACCAAAACACctaaaacaaatcaacaaatcacCCCAAGAAATTGACATAAACAACGGGCGGTGATGTTTCGTGAATCGAACCTGATAAGCAAAACCGAGGTTAGAAGATGGAAGAGAAGGCGGCGATTTGACGTGGCTAGGGTTTCAGAGGAGGATGTGGCCGTGGTTTATCGTTTAAGGGGTAATgatggaaggagaagaagaaagaagaagaataagataatattattatttatttattatatcgattttttatattttcctctcttttctttttttaattgttttttttttctttctctgttctgaatccgatttttttttcttccccacaagttttcttgtttttctgaGTACAGATTCTAaattctttattatttattattaggaTCGTTCCTCTTTTTGTGCGTCACAATTttagtagttttctttttttgtcatttttcttcattattgcTCCTTTATTTTTAATCAGATAGTATCATTATTGCTAAGACAAAGTAAAGTATATGCGTACCAAAAAAATAGCTGTAATATCAACTAGTGAGTCACAGGGTCAGGGTGTTTATTACTAAGAATCGTTTATCtctaaataatttattagtttggaaagatggggggggggggggggNNNNNNNNNNNNNNNNNNNNNNNNNNNNNNNNNNNNNNNNNNNNNNNNNNNNNNNNNNNNNNNNNNNNNNNNNNNNNNNNNNNNNNNNNNNNNNNNNNNNNNNNNNNAACGACGTTGTCTTGATCATCATATTTCTTTTCACAGTCCTTTGCCTAATCAACCACGACACCAAAGCAAACTCTTCCCCTGAACCGCTGAAGTTATACATCCACAAAGAATCCACGCGAAATTTAGCATTTGGGAACGGCTCTTTGATATTCTCACTCCACAACTTGTCCCTACCAACTTCTTCCCTGGGAGCATTAATTGTTATTCTCCACATATACCAACTCAACTTATATTAATTATACTAtatctttaattataaaaaaaaaaaaaaaaaaaaagattaagactTGCTAGTCATGACTCAGAAGAATGAATGTAAGTAACATACCTTAAATATTAGCTCAAGCTCAATCACTGTAACAGTGCATACAAGTAAGACTTGTCATAACCTCGCAACTTCTCTTGGATTCATTAAATCTACACTCACTGACATGAATGCAAGCCATCCCTCAACAACGCACCACATGAATTTACCACATATTCTTCATGCCCTTTGCAATTTTCCTCCTTGATCATGTACGTCACACACCATTAGTTCCTTCTGTACGTATATTTATACAATACATTATTGACTACGTACACATAGGGATGCAtgtaacaatataatatatatatatgtacctgtGATATGTTGTAGCTGACGTGAGGCAAGCTTAACCTTGCCAAGTTTCTATTAAACTGGAGTAGAGGAGACTTGAGGTCAAAGTTATATCTCCCACATGAGAGACTTTCAACGATAACGAGGATATGCAAACTAGGTGATGACACTTTAATGCCATCAATCTTACTGCAACGTGATGACACTTTCAAGAGCTTTAATCTTTTGTTGTCAATCTTCAAAGTACCACTCTTTTTGGTGCAACCGATGCCTAGTACAAGCACCTCCAGGTAAGGGCAAGATGCGAGGATTCTGTTAAAGACTCCAACATCAGGGGCGTACCGCGTACGTACATGAGAGTTTGAGGGTCATGAGATTTTGGCAGTTGTTGAAGGAATGCGAGGTTCTGAATATGTATGACGATAGCGAGAGTGATATGAGGCTTGAAAATGAGAATGAG is a genomic window containing:
- the LOC104752436 gene encoding factor of DNA methylation 5-like isoform X3, which gives rise to MDKSSSEEESDISESEIDVYAEKPYELMKNGNYKVKVKDTFRCPFCSGKKKQHYKYKELLAHASGVAKGSSSRSAKQKANHFALAKYMQNELAGDSDVPRPQIPSSSSKQSQAVVDDVYVWPWMGIVIYPVRRTDNNYYLLDSAYWSKKLACFDPFEVKTLWLEQDSVVAVIPQFNSGMSGFKSATELEKEYEIRGCGKKDWSDKRGDWRSKTYGWCARSDDYNSQGSIAEYLSKVGTLRSFSDICKEEIQNKNSVVDDLANKIAMTNENLNKVQYKYNQKAISLREVLKEKDALDRTYKAESKKMQESSRDNLNRIFREKERLTNELEAKMNNLKIWSKELDKKQALTELERQQLDEDKKKSDVMNSSLQLASLEQKKTDDRVLTLVEEHKRKKEEILNKILQLEKESDSKQKLQMEIQELKGKLQVMKHEDEDDDDVKQKMKKMKEDLEEKCSELQDLEEFNSALMIKERQSNDEIQEARAVLTTELRELLSERTIIRVKRVGELDEKPFMRACKQRFTAEEAAVQHAILCSKWQENLKDSAWHPFKHVGTGDKKTEVVDEEDEQMKNLREEWGEEVKNAVKTALEELNEFNPSGRYSVPVLWHSKQGRKASLKEVIDYMTQQLKILKKRKRVA
- the LOC104752435 gene encoding probable CCR4-associated factor 1 homolog 6; translated protein: MSLFLKDDSIQIREVWNDNLEEEMDLIRDVVDDFPYVAMDTEFPGIVVRPVGTFKSNADYHYETLKTNVNILKMIQLGLTFSNEQGDLPTCGTDKYCIWQFNFREFDLDSDIFAVDSIELLKQSGIDLAKNTQDGIDSKRFAELLMSSGIVLNENVHWVTFHSGYDFGYLLKLLTCQNLPDSQTDFFKLINVYFPTVYDIKHLMKFCNSLHGGLNKLAELLEVERVGICHQAGSDSLLTSCTFRKLKENFFVGPLQKYSGVLYGLGVENGQVAI
- the LOC104752436 gene encoding factor of DNA methylation 5-like isoform X2 yields the protein MDKSSSEEESDISESEIDVYAEKPYELMKNGNYKVKVKDTFRCPFCSGKKKQHYKYKELLAHASGVAKGSSSRSAKQKANHFALAKYMQNELAGDSDVPRPQIPSSSSKQSQAVVDDVYVWPWMGIVIYPVRRTDNNYYLLDSAYWSKKLACFDPFEVKTLWLEQDSVVAVIPQFNSGMSGFKSATELEKEYEIRGCGKKDWSDKRGDWRSKTYGWCARSDDYNSQGSIAEYLSKVGTLRSFSDICKEEIQNKNSVVDDLANKIAMTNENLNKVQYKYNQKAISLREVLKEKDALDRTYKAESKKMQESSRDNLNRIFREKERLNNELEAKMNNLKIWSKELDKKQALTELERQQLDEDKKKSDVMNSSLQLASLEQKKTDDRVLTLVEEHKRKKEEILNKILQLEKESDSKQKLQMEIQELKGKLQVMKHEDEDDDDVKQKMKKMKEDLEEKCSELQDLEEFNSALMIKERQSNDEIQEARAVLTTELRELLSERTIIRVKRVGELDEKPFMRACKQRFTAEEAAVQHAILCSKWQENLKDSAWHPFKHVGTGDKKTEVVDEEDEQMKNLREEWGEEVKNAVKTALEELNEFNPSGRYSVPVLWHSKQGRKASLKEVIDYMTQQLKILKKRKRVA
- the LOC104752436 gene encoding factor of DNA methylation 5-like isoform X1, which encodes MDKSSSEEESDISESEIDVYAEKPYELMKNGNYKVKVKDTFRCPFCSGKKKQHYKYKELLAHASGVAKGSSSRSAKQKANHFALAKYMQNELAGDSDVPRPQIPSSSSKQSQAVVDDVYVWPWMGIVIYPVRRTDNNYYLLDSAYWSKKLACFDPFEVKTLWLEQDSVVAVIPQFNSGMSGFKSATELEKEYEIRGCGKKDWSDKRGDWRSKTYGWCARSDDYNSQGSIAEYLSKVGTLRSFSDICKEEIQNKNSVVDDLANKIAMTNENLNKVQYKYNQKAISLREVLKEKDALDRTYKAESKKMQESSRDNLNRIFREKERLNNELEAKMNNLKIWSRQLDKKQALTELERQQLDEDKKKSDVMNSSLQLASLEQKKTDDRVLTLVEEHKRKKEEILNKILQLEKESDSKQKLQMEIQELKGKLQVMKHEDEDDDDVKQKMKKMKEDLEEKCSELQDLEEFNSALMIKERQSNDEIQEARAVLTTELRELLSERTIIRVKRVGELDEKPFMRACKQRFTAEEAAVQHAILCSKWQENLKDSAWHPFKHVGTGDKKTEVVDEEDEQMKNLREEWGEEVKNAVKTALEELNEFNPSGRYSVPVLWHSKQGRKASLKEVIDYMTQQLKILKKRKRVA